AAATTCTGCCTTTGCTTTTATTTTTTTTGCAATGGCTTGTCGTGCGATAGACGCAGACCTACTTAAATCTTCGTATGAAGAATTTGTGCATGAACCGATGAGTCCCACTTCTACTTTAAGAGGCCAATTATTTGTAGTGGTTTTCTCTTTCATTTGTGAAATAGGTGTGGCTAAATCGGGTGTGAAGGGTCCATTTATATAAGGCTCAAGTGTTGACAAATCTATTTCTATTACAGAATCATAATATGTCTCTGGATTTTGTACCACATCTATATCAGCGCAGAGTTCTTGACTTATTGTTTCACATAATTGTGCCACTTTTTCTCTACCTGTATAGTTCAAGTAATCTTTCATCCGTTTGTCATAAGGAAAGATTGAACAGGTAGCACCTACCTCTGCACCCATATTGCAGATAGTTGCCTTTCCGGTGCATGAAATTGTTTCTGTTCCAGGTCCGAAGTATTCAATAATGTATCCTGTTCCTCCTTTAACAGATAGGATTCCAGCTAATTTTAATATCACATCTTTTGGAGACGTCCAACCTTTTAATTCTCCTGTAAGTTTAACCCCCATAATTTTCGGGAATTTCAATTCCCACGGTAGACCAGCCATTACATCTACTGCATCAGCACCCCCAACGCCAATAGCTATCATTCCCAAACCTCCGGCATTTGGAGTATGTGAATCTGTGCCTATCATCATCCCCCCAGGAAAAGCATAGTTCTCTAAGATAACCTGATGAATAATTCCTGCACCCGGTTTCCAGAAGCCTATGCCATATTTTTGAGCAACGCTATGAAGGAAATTATAGACTTCGTCATTATCTGTTAAAGCTTTTTGCAGGTCGGAAGTTGCCCCTTTCTCTGCCAGAATTAGGTGGTCACAATGGACCGTAGTAGACACAGCCACTTTAGGTCTACCTGCTTGCATAAATTGCAGTAATGCCATTTGTGCGGTAGCATCTTGCATAGCAACACGGTCAGGGTTAAATTCAATATATTCTTTTCCTCTTTTAATGTCGCGAATATCATTTTTGTTGGATACATGACTATACAAGATTTTTTCTGCAAAGGTTAGAGGACGATTTAGTTTATTTCGAATTTCTTTTAATTGAATATGATATTTATTTAATGTATGCGCTATTAAATCAAGGTCAAATAACATAGTAGTTCTCCATTGGTAGGGGAAATATTAAACGAAAAGGAACGAAAGAATTATAAAGGATAAGATTATTCTTTTGCTAATATGTAAACGACTTCTTCCGCAATGAGATTGTTTAAATAACGAACAATCCCCTTAGAATTAAGAGCAATTTCTTTAAGTATCTTTATATTCATATCTTTACATAAAGTACGAAAGTCTTTTAATGTAAAGAAATGTCTATTAGGACTTTCATACCAGGAATAGGGGAGATTGGGAGTAACAGGAGAAACACCTTTGAATAGAATATTAGAACGTACTTTCCAATGCCCAAAATTAGGGAAACTTACAATTCCTTTTTTCCCAATGCGAAGCATTTCTTTTAATACAAGGTCAGGACGTTTTATGACCTGCAATGTCATACTCAATATAACATAGTCAAAACAATTATCAGGCAGTGCAGAAAGTCCCTCATCAATATCTGCCTGAATAACTGGCAAACCGCATGATACCGCACTAATAACATTCTGTTCATTAATTTCAATCCCTAAACCGTCCGTTTTCTTTTCACGGTCAAGCCGACACAATAACGTTCCAGCTCCACAGCCGAGGTCTAATATTCGAGTATTATATTCAACAAGTTTTACAATCAAATCTAAATCAATTCGTGACCCGGAATAGATACTGTTAGGGATAACTTTTTTAGGTTCGACTTTTTCCTGTCTATCATTTGCTAAGCATTTTGGACATGGCCTATCTGGGAAGTAAACATGTTTCAAAAATCCACTAACAAGTTCAGTCATGTGTCTAAAATCAATCAAGAAAGAATCATGTCCGTATGGAGATTGAATATTACAATAACTAACCTTCTTTTTCTGTCGTGCAAGAGAAAACACAATCTCTTGTGATTTTTCAGGAGGATATAGCCAATCTGATGAGAAGGATATAACTAAGGTTTTACCTTGAACTCTACTTAAAGCCTCGTCAAGATTGTTATATCCTCTCGAAATATCGAAATAATCAATGGCTTTTGTAATGTAAAGATAAGAATTTGCGTCAAAACGATTGACA
This portion of the Candidatus Hydrogenedens sp. genome encodes:
- a CDS encoding aconitate hydratase; the encoded protein is MLFDLDLIAHTLNKYHIQLKEIRNKLNRPLTFAEKILYSHVSNKNDIRDIKRGKEYIEFNPDRVAMQDATAQMALLQFMQAGRPKVAVSTTVHCDHLILAEKGATSDLQKALTDNDEVYNFLHSVAQKYGIGFWKPGAGIIHQVILENYAFPGGMMIGTDSHTPNAGGLGMIAIGVGGADAVDVMAGLPWELKFPKIMGVKLTGELKGWTSPKDVILKLAGILSVKGGTGYIIEYFGPGTETISCTGKATICNMGAEVGATCSIFPYDKRMKDYLNYTGREKVAQLCETISQELCADIDVVQNPETYYDSVIEIDLSTLEPYINGPFTPDLATPISQMKEKTTTNNWPLKVEVGLIGSCTNSSYEDLSRSASIARQAIAKKIKAKAEFIITPGSEQIRETIEKDGILKDFESINGVVLANACGPCIGQWKRHRYGPNDEPNTIVTSFNRNFTKRNDGNPKTHAFVASPEIVTALVLSGNITFNPLTDTLVNEEGVEVMLDPPVGDEFPKNGFICSNPGYVPPAEQPENIIVNVQKNSQRLQLLEPFPSNNGDLIGLYVLLKVKGKCTTDHISPAGPWLKYRGHLDNISNNCFMGAINAFNNKPNCVKNQLTGEYGTVSEVQRFYKQNGIGTIVIGDENYGEGSSREHAAMEPRYLGVKAILVRSFARIHETNLKKQGILALTFAEPEDYEKIREDDKIDILGIDTFTPQKPLTIILHHADGTNETILANHSYNTTQIEWYKAGGALNIIRKQFSTQTNY
- the metW gene encoding methionine biosynthesis protein MetW, with the translated sequence MKHVYFPDRPCPKCLANDRQEKVEPKKVIPNSIYSGSRIDLDLIVKLVEYNTRILDLGCGAGTLLCRLDREKKTDGLGIEINEQNVISAVSCGLPVIQADIDEGLSALPDNCFDYVILSMTLQVIKRPDLVLKEMLRIGKKGIVSFPNFGHWKVRSNILFKGVSPVTPNLPYSWYESPNRHFFTLKDFRTLCKDMNIKILKEIALNSKGIVRYLNNLIAEEVVYILAKE